The genomic region AAATATTTCCTTTTTTATCTATTGTAAGATTGCCAAAATACTTTTTATTATTAGGCTCCTTTTCCATCATTACAAAGATAGCCCCTGGTCTGAATGTGTCATCACACTTGAACCCCTCAGGTGGGCCAACGTCGCATATCCCGGCCAGCATTGCATCACATTCTCCTGCAATAACACATTCCATTGCTGCATCCAGTGCTGATAAACCTGAATTAGTCTTTTCATAAATGATATAATTAGGCCCTGACAGGTTATAGAGCATGGCGGCATAACCTAAAAATATGTTTGAAAGCGTATGAGTAAAGAGATTCGGGTCAGGAAGACCGCCATTTTCATGGTTAACTGTCTCATCATATTCAATATCAGTAGCAAGACAGCCATATACTGTTGACGCAACAATGCCTGTACTTTGATTTTTTTTTATAAATCCATCAAGACCTGCATCATGTAAAGCAAAGGTAATTGCCTCAAGCCCGAGCATGGAAAATCTGTCAAGACGTCCTTTTCTAAATGCCGGATTTTCAGGAAACATATTTCCTTTTATTTCAGGTAAAGCTCCATTTGTGAAATCAAATGGATTTTCTCCCCTGCCTTTCCCACTGCCCCCTGCGGTTATCCATCCGATACCGGTAATGTACATCTTATTAATATTCCCCCTTACCAATAATAAGGGCCGCATTTACCCCGCTGAATCCTGAATTTGTTGAAAGGATATGAGTAAGCCCTCTCTTGACAGGGCGTGAACTTATAACACCTTCTGTATCATGCTCCGGGTCTGAAAGCCCTGTGGTTGGAGGGATAATCCCATGCATGATGGATTTAAGACAGATAGCAGCTTCAATACCGCCTGCTGCACCCAGTGTATGTCCTATTGCACCTTTAACAGAGAAAAGGGGTATTCTATTTTTTCCAAATACCCTTTTATATGAAGCAATCTCCATTGCATCATTATGGTATGTTCCTGTTCCATGGGCACATATGGCAGATATAGATTCAGCATCAATACCTGCCTTGTTTAATGCCCTTTCTATTGCCATAGCAAGACCATATCCCTCTGAATCCGGTCTTGTAATATGTGTTGCATCATTTGTTACAGCCCAGCCTTTAAGAATGCCAATTGGTTTTTTATTGAACTTTCTTGCCTTTTTTTCATTCATGATGAGGAGTGTTGCAGCCCCTTCACCCAGTGACATTCCTTTTCTCTTTTTATCAAAGGGTTTGCAGGCAGTGGGTGACATGGCCTGCAGGGCGCAGAATCCGGAAAAGATAAATTCTGTGACAAGATCATAGCAGCAGACCAATACTGAATCAGCCCTGCCTCTTTCTATAATGGATGCACCTTTTGCCAGTGCAACAGCAGATGATGCACATGCAGCGCTGATGTGAAGGGATTCACCTTTAAGTGAAAGTCTTTTAGATATGTAATCACCTACACTGGGTTGCAGGCAATCCGCATATTTATCTTTATTACCCCTGTTTGATCCGCTCAGTTTATCTATGCCTGCCTTGGTGGATGCTGTAATAAGAAAGGTGTCAGGAGGTATTATGCATGGATTTTTCAATACTCTATCTATCAGGGGATAAATAAGAGACCTTAAAGGTGATGCATCAAGGTCATTAATGCATGACGCCATCCCGGCATAATAACGATCTACAGGAAACCGGGTTATCTCTTTTATAGCACATTCTCCTGATAACAGCCCCTCCCATAAAGGATCAATGCCCTCGCCAAATGGGGTAACCGTATTGATATCAGTTATTAAGACAGCCGCTATTTCAACTCACCTTCCTTCCATTTACGGCAAAACTCCGCATAAAAGGGAGGCAAAACCATATAAAGGTTTTTATTGAGATCGAGCATCACCTGGATTGTATAGCCTGTTGTCATAAGCTCACCTTTATTATCCATGATAACATATTCATAATTCAGGCGTGCAGCATCAGACCAGTGTAATATGGCCTTAATGGTTATGATGTCAGGATATGTAAGTGGTTTATGATAATCTATATGCATTGCCTTTATTGGTGCAATGATATTATTACTGTAGAATTCAAGATAACTCATACCATACTTTTCGCCCAGCGCCCCTCTTCCATCTTCAAAATAACTGGGATAGCGGCCATGCCAGACGATCCCAAGTGGGTCAACCTCCTCAAACCTTACCTTCCTTTGTACTGTGCATTCAAGGGGATGAGGCGCATCTGCAAGGCTCTTAAAATAGGGCTTTAACACTACCATTCTCCTTTACAGGGTAAAAATATAGATTAAATGTCGAAAGGACTTTGTCTTCCGACATGATTTTTGCCTTACTTCTTTGAGAGTCGCCGGTA from Desulfatiglans sp. harbors:
- a CDS encoding beta-ketoacyl-[acyl-carrier-protein] synthase family protein produces the protein MASCINDLDASPLRSLIYPLIDRVLKNPCIIPPDTFLITASTKAGIDKLSGSNRGNKDKYADCLQPSVGDYISKRLSLKGESLHISAACASSAVALAKGASIIERGRADSVLVCCYDLVTEFIFSGFCALQAMSPTACKPFDKKRKGMSLGEGAATLLIMNEKKARKFNKKPIGILKGWAVTNDATHITRPDSEGYGLAMAIERALNKAGIDAESISAICAHGTGTYHNDAMEIASYKRVFGKNRIPLFSVKGAIGHTLGAAGGIEAAICLKSIMHGIIPPTTGLSDPEHDTEGVISSRPVKRGLTHILSTNSGFSGVNAALIIGKGEY
- a CDS encoding acyl-CoA thioesterase, translated to MVVLKPYFKSLADAPHPLECTVQRKVRFEEVDPLGIVWHGRYPSYFEDGRGALGEKYGMSYLEFYSNNIIAPIKAMHIDYHKPLTYPDIITIKAILHWSDAARLNYEYVIMDNKGELMTTGYTIQVMLDLNKNLYMVLPPFYAEFCRKWKEGELK